ATCTGGATAAGAAAAACGAAGAAATTGCCATGCTGAATAAGAATAAACGGCTTCAGAACGATAACAACGAAAACCAGGTCGTGATTTTGAACCTGCTGATCGGAAGTATCGCACTTTTGGTAGTCCTGTTGATTTTTATTTATGTGCGTTACAAAGACCGGGTTTCTTCGAATGAAGTCATTTTATCCAAGAACAAGCAATTGGAAAGGTTGTCACTGGTTGCCAGTAATACCAATAACGGGATTAAAATCACGAATCCGCAAGGCGTTATTTCCTGGGTAAATGAGGGATTTGTACGCCTGTACGGATGGAACTCAGCGGAAGAATTTTTTGAGAAAAAAGGCAACAGTATTTACGACCTCAGTGGTTTGACACGGGCGGAAATTTCGGCATTTATCGAACATGCAATCGAAACGAAAGAGTCGGTGGTTTTCCAGGCGTTTAAAGAATTGAAGAACCAGGAACAGAAGTACATTCAAACTTCCCTGACGCCGGTTTTTGATGAACACGACGAATTGAAGTTCCTCGTTTTTGTAGATACCGATATTACCGATTTGCTGGAAGCCAGGGAATTGGCCATTCGTGAGAAGCGAAAAGCCGAGAACGCTTTGAAAACACAGGAACTGTTCCTGGCGAATGTGAGCCACGAGATCCGTACACCGATGAACGGAATTATCGGTTTGACCAGGCAGCTCAGTGACGAAAAACTTTCCAAAACCCAGCAGGAAATAGTGCATACTTTGGGAGTTTCCGCAAACGGATTGCTGCACGTGGTAAACGATTTGCTGGATGTATCCAAAATCAGGGCGGGGAAAATGTCCTTTGAATACGTACGTTTTTCCCTGAAGGACCTGTTAGCCAATTTTGTGAGTTCGATTTCCTACCGGGTAGAAGAAAAAGGGCTGGCCCTGAAACTCGACTTCGATGAAAAGTTACCGGATTTCGTTATTGGCGATCCTGTCCGGTTGAACCAGATCCTGTTGAACATTGTCGGGAATGCGATCAAATTTACCATTAGCGGAAGCATTACATTGAGAGTCAATCCCGTTCATCAAAAGCACGGAATGGAGCGTATTTATTTCGAAGTGAAAGATACCGGTATCGGGATTCCGCTGCAAAAACAGGATTTCGTGTTCGAAAACTTTACGCAATTGGAAGACCACCGCACCAGAACGACTTCCGGAACGGGGCTTGGCCTCGGAATTGCCAAATCACTGGTAGAAGCGATGGGAGGAGAGATCAATTTGTTCAGCAAGGAAGGACAGGGAACGACACTTTCCTTCGAATTGGATTTCGAATTGCACAACAAACATGTGGAAACGAAAGACGTCACGAAAGAAGACATCGTACTGGTAAAAAACCTGGCCGGCTTGCGTGTGCTTCTGGTGGAAGATAATTCGATCAATCAGCGGGTGATTTTGTACGACCTGAACAAGTGGAATGTGGAAGTCCATGCTGTTGATAATGCGATCGATGCCATTACGGTTCTGAAAGACCGTCAATTCGACGTGATCCTGATGGATTATTATATGCCGCGCATGGATGGGATGGAAGCTACGCGCTTTATCCGTTCCAAATTCCCGGAACCGACTTGTTCCGTTCCGATCATTGCGATTACAGCTTCAGCCATGGTCGGTGATCAGAATAAGTTCATCGAAGCAGGAATGAATGATTACATTTCGAAGCCTTTTAACCCTGAAAAACTTTACCAGTTATTGGTTAAATGGGGATATCAGAACAACGTACTTTTCTCAGAAATCAAACACCCGGAAAAAGAAGTGGCTCCGCAATTGATGGATCTTTCCATGCTGGAAGATCGTGCTGAAGGAAGCGAGGAATATTTATTGGAAATGTATGGTGCTTACCTGGAAATGATGCCGCAGTATTCGATCGACCTGATTCACTACTTTGAAGATGAAGATTGGACAGAATTGCGCAAACAGGCACACCAGATCCTAAGCCCTGCAAGGTTGTTCGGAATGAATATCACCGCGGAACTATTGCTGAAACTGGAAAAGGAAACGCAACTCACCAAACAGGAAATGAAAGAGTTGGTTTCAAAGATCGTTGATCAGATCCAAACCTGTGGTAAAACAATCCGCGACCAGATAAAACGCATTGAAGGAAGTAGTTAATGAATCAATTATCAATTATCAATGAATCAAGTTTTTGATCATTCAATCGTTCATAATTGATCATTTACGTTAGTCCCTCTTCATCCAGGATCTTAATAAAATGAAATCCTTTCGGGGAATATCCCTGGTTGTAATAAAACCGGTGAGCCTTGAAGTTATTGGTGTAAGCATCCAGGGCCATGATGTGGCAATTCAACGCACGTGATTTTTCTTCGAGGTAATTCTGAATGAGTTTTCCGGCACCGGTTCCCCGTGCTGATTCGGATACAATTACATTATCAAGTTCCAGGTAAGGCCCGCACCACAATTTCGTTCCCAGCCAATAACCGCTTATAGCAATGCATTTATCCTCTGCAAAAACACCAATCTGTGCATAATTATGCGGGATCATATTTTGCAGCATGGACTGGTAACTCTCCAAATCCAATTTCGGGTACAGTTCCCGGAGAATATCCAGATGCGGAATCATTTCTTCCAGGGTCTTTAGTTCACGAATAACCATGGTTTTAATCATTTCGTTTGACATAAAAGGGCATTTCGATTTTACTCAATGTCCTGATCGTTGACTGAGTGGATCGGAGGCACCGTTAATTATTTAAGATTCGCTTCAAACAACTCTAAAATTCTTCTGTACTCGTCAATCCAGGCTGGAGTAAACGTAAATCCGTGTGCTTCGGTAGGGAAGATGCTTAACTGGAAATTTGTCTTTCCAAGCTCAATGAAACGCTGATTCAAGCGAACGATATCCTGGAATTGCACGTTATCGTCTACCATTCCGTGAAGCATCAACAATGGCTTTTTCAGATTCTCTGCAAAATAGATCGGGCTGCTTCTTTTATACGCTTTCGGGTCTGTGGCAGGATAATTCAGAATGTTGCTCGTATACTCGTGATTGTAATGCGCCCAATCCGTTACCGATCGCAAGGCCGCTCCGCAGGCAAAGGTGTCCGGCGTTTTCAAAAGTGCCATTAAAGTAATGAATCCGCCGTAGCTTCCACCATAAATTCCCACGCGATTGGAATCAATGGAAAGATTCTTAACCAGGTAATTTTTAGCATCCACGTAATCGTTCAGATCCCGGTTCCCCATATCGCGGTAAATATCCGTTCTCCAATTTCTGCCGTAACCTTCACTGGCGCGGTAATCCAGGTCCAGAACCGTATATCCCTTTGCAATCAGCAGCTGATGGAAGAGCATTTCCCGCTGGTAATGACTCCAGTAATAATGCGCATTTTGCAGGTATCCGGCTCCATGAACAAACAGGACTGCAGCTCCGTTCGGTTTTTCAGGAGTGTATTTACGTGAATAGATCTGCTTTCCGTCGGATGAAGGAATTTGGATAATTTCCGGCATTTGCAGCTTCAGTTGATCAAATCCCGGAAGCGTGCTTTTGGTAACCGGAACCAGTTTTTGTCCGCCGGTATTTGGAACTACGCACAATTCCCAGGGTTGAGTAGCCGTGGAATAGCGAATTGCCCACATTTTTTCGTCGGGCGACAGCACCCATTCGATTCCGAAATTCCCTTCGAAAAGCGCTGTTATTTTTCCGGAAGCTACCTCCAGTTTATAACCGTTTCGCACTCCCGGATGAATTTTATTCCCAATAAAGTAGACCGTTTTTTTGTCGTTGGAAAGGAATGGATCGCGTACTTCCCATTTTCCTTCCGTTAACGCTTTTTTTGCTTTCGTTTGAATATTCATGGAATACAAATGTGAATAACCGCTTGCTTCGCTTTGGAAGATGAAATCGGTTGTGTTGATCCAGAAAAGCGTTCCTTCTTCTTCGTTCCATTCAGAGATTCCCGGCCCTCCGATCCATGCATCGTCGTGCTGGTGTTCCAGCTCCGTTAATTTCCCGGTAGAAAGATCAGCGATGCAGATCCAGCGGTCTTTGTTGTCGTAGGAACGGATATCTACCAAAGCCTTGTTCTCAGTGGGATGCATAATAGCCTGGTGAAAGCAGATGTCGCGGTCTTTTGCATAGTTTCCGATGATTCCATATTCTGCAAGATAGGCCGGCTTTTTGCGAATATCTGTCAACGCCGAAGCATCCACCAAATAAACGGTGTCTTTGCGAATGTCAAAAATTCCCATGCGTGTGGCGGGTTCCTTGTCGTTCACCTTCGGGCGGGCCTGGCGGTGATGTGTAAATCCGTCACTTGTGATGAAAGCTTCGTAATTGGTTGCCGGTTCATCTGCATCCATCACCAAAACAAAGGACACATAATTTCCGTCGGCACTGACATTGATCCGGCTTACGTATTCGTTCTTTGCATAGTAAATTCCAGCCGGAAGTTTCCTTGTCGGTTGCTTTTCCTGCCACTGTTTCTTTTGGTCCTGGAGTTGGATAAATGAGAATAACTCGCGTTGCTGCCGGTAAAGAAAACTGGTGTCGTTTTTTTCTGAAGGCAGATTTCCCTGGATGAAATTGGTCACCTGCACCATACTTCCTGCTGTTTCATTGTAACAGAAAAGGTTGTTATCGATCATGAAATAAACGAACGGGGAGTTGTTGTTTCTGAAAACGGCCCCGACTGCTTCTTTCCCGGAATAGATAGTTGTTTTCGACTTCGTTTTCGGAGTATAGCGCGTTAAATTTCCGTTGTCATTAAAATAATGATTCGTAGTTAGTTGTGTGTGGTTATCTAAAGCAGGAATCCAATCCAAACGACCGTCAATCAGTGGAACTTTGACCGTGTTTTTTTGTTTGACTTGATACGCATACAAACTTCTTCCCAATTCACTGTTCGGGTTCCAGTCAAAGAGCACGGATTCGTTATCCATTGCCCAGCGAATATTTTGCGGGGAAAACCCGACAAATTCTTCCCCCTTCATGATTTCTTCCAAACGAATAGTCTGAGCGAAAAAAGGATGAAAAACGAGAAAACTCAGGAGAGCGAAAAGAAGTTTAGTATTCATAAAAAGGATGTTTGCGGTATTTTTTTTCAAAATTGCGGGCCATTGATTGCATGGAAGCTTTCGGATGATTCGATATAACTTCAAACAAGGTTCTCAATTCCCGCATTAATTCCGGGTAGACAGGAAGATAATGTTTTTCGATCATTCGCAGGGAATGGTGTTTCAAAGCCGGAAGTGCTTCGGACTGATGTAAGAAATCAACGAGCAGGTCCAGTAATTCCCCGTTTTCAGAACAGTCGAACGGTGCATTTACCAGCGTATTTGTCAGGTTTCGCTGCACAGAATGGTTCGCTGTACGGAGCAAAACCGCAACCATGGAATTGAACTGTTCGCGACTCATTAAACCGGGAAATTTCTCAAAAAAATGAACGGCAATCCAGGAGGCATATTCGGGAAAAGGATATTCTTCGGATTCAATTTCTTCAAAAATGGCAGTTCTAAAGGCTTCATCTTTAGCCAAAACCGGTACCAATTCCGCAAAATTCCGCGTGGATTTGAAATCGTTTAAAAATGCTTGTGCCTGATTCATATTCAAAGAAAAGCATTCTCTTTAAATTGAAACGGAATTTCAGCAAAGAGTTGAAAAAAACAGTGATTCAGAACGCTTTTAAGAACAGGTTATCATTATTGGCATAAATAATTTTCAGTTGTTGGCCGGTTGTTCTCCGGGCATTTTTTTGCACACACCTGATCAGCCTTTTCGTCTGTCTTCCCATGAATCGATTCCAGTGAACGATGGCAAAATAGTCTGTTTTTCCCGGATTTTTTTCAGCCGTCCCGGAAAGCGGGCG
The window above is part of the Fluviicola sp. genome. Proteins encoded here:
- a CDS encoding ATP-binding protein, with protein sequence MDFKPDRVSCGSFKFGLLVVLVLLNGPFALADSIRDKGNSAAKMLSRAKEMEGSDIHSSIELLSRANKLEEAKKKKHLKFEILYHLSAYNKQTGNLKSAIGYAYQALSVAEQMNDHQRIGQTEKMIGQIFKNLKVFLKARNHFERAMDEFRLVKNMPEYFVCKSYVGHCLTDYGAEKKNTWYLDRAELVYKSTLFEANTKKFDHYVLSSNNNLSNLYLIYFQVRKQKKDLTTSRKYALKCIEGSLAMKDTVSYAVGYSNYGEAYGLEGQIDSLKKYLDFARTIYVRKKMPDFIYSNCRLLITSYLDNNRLDEAEALLNDYKTYIDRFQFLAEYKNYYEYYSKLESLRGNYQAAYEYRLLFNRKLEEYSDETNAKELVRLQFLYDLDKKNEEIAMLNKNKRLQNDNNENQVVILNLLIGSIALLVVLLIFIYVRYKDRVSSNEVILSKNKQLERLSLVASNTNNGIKITNPQGVISWVNEGFVRLYGWNSAEEFFEKKGNSIYDLSGLTRAEISAFIEHAIETKESVVFQAFKELKNQEQKYIQTSLTPVFDEHDELKFLVFVDTDITDLLEARELAIREKRKAENALKTQELFLANVSHEIRTPMNGIIGLTRQLSDEKLSKTQQEIVHTLGVSANGLLHVVNDLLDVSKIRAGKMSFEYVRFSLKDLLANFVSSISYRVEEKGLALKLDFDEKLPDFVIGDPVRLNQILLNIVGNAIKFTISGSITLRVNPVHQKHGMERIYFEVKDTGIGIPLQKQDFVFENFTQLEDHRTRTTSGTGLGLGIAKSLVEAMGGEINLFSKEGQGTTLSFELDFELHNKHVETKDVTKEDIVLVKNLAGLRVLLVEDNSINQRVILYDLNKWNVEVHAVDNAIDAITVLKDRQFDVILMDYYMPRMDGMEATRFIRSKFPEPTCSVPIIAITASAMVGDQNKFIEAGMNDYISKPFNPEKLYQLLVKWGYQNNVLFSEIKHPEKEVAPQLMDLSMLEDRAEGSEEYLLEMYGAYLEMMPQYSIDLIHYFEDEDWTELRKQAHQILSPARLFGMNITAELLLKLEKETQLTKQEMKELVSKIVDQIQTCGKTIRDQIKRIEGSS
- a CDS encoding alpha/beta fold hydrolase, translated to MNTKLLFALLSFLVFHPFFAQTIRLEEIMKGEEFVGFSPQNIRWAMDNESVLFDWNPNSELGRSLYAYQVKQKNTVKVPLIDGRLDWIPALDNHTQLTTNHYFNDNGNLTRYTPKTKSKTTIYSGKEAVGAVFRNNNSPFVYFMIDNNLFCYNETAGSMVQVTNFIQGNLPSEKNDTSFLYRQQRELFSFIQLQDQKKQWQEKQPTRKLPAGIYYAKNEYVSRINVSADGNYVSFVLVMDADEPATNYEAFITSDGFTHHRQARPKVNDKEPATRMGIFDIRKDTVYLVDASALTDIRKKPAYLAEYGIIGNYAKDRDICFHQAIMHPTENKALVDIRSYDNKDRWICIADLSTGKLTELEHQHDDAWIGGPGISEWNEEEGTLFWINTTDFIFQSEASGYSHLYSMNIQTKAKKALTEGKWEVRDPFLSNDKKTVYFIGNKIHPGVRNGYKLEVASGKITALFEGNFGIEWVLSPDEKMWAIRYSTATQPWELCVVPNTGGQKLVPVTKSTLPGFDQLKLQMPEIIQIPSSDGKQIYSRKYTPEKPNGAAVLFVHGAGYLQNAHYYWSHYQREMLFHQLLIAKGYTVLDLDYRASEGYGRNWRTDIYRDMGNRDLNDYVDAKNYLVKNLSIDSNRVGIYGGSYGGFITLMALLKTPDTFACGAALRSVTDWAHYNHEYTSNILNYPATDPKAYKRSSPIYFAENLKKPLLMLHGMVDDNVQFQDIVRLNQRFIELGKTNFQLSIFPTEAHGFTFTPAWIDEYRRILELFEANLK
- a CDS encoding GNAT family N-acetyltransferase is translated as MSNEMIKTMVIRELKTLEEMIPHLDILRELYPKLDLESYQSMLQNMIPHNYAQIGVFAEDKCIAISGYWLGTKLWCGPYLELDNVIVSESARGTGAGKLIQNYLEEKSRALNCHIMALDAYTNNFKAHRFYYNQGYSPKGFHFIKILDEEGLT